ttttattccttaccatttacaagataataaaaaataacaaagttatgaaaaacaagtaatcaaataataattgaatttaataatttcttttaagcaaatactcataatgttgccctcaattattgtcaatgggcaacgttatgagcacttgcttatttgaaataattaaattcaattattatttgatcacttgtttttcataactttgttattttttattatcttgtaaatggtagggaataaaaatttgaaattttgcagttgtgtattactttacacaccctatcaaaatgacagtgttgccatttaagaaaatcaacgatgacgtcatatctctaaattggcacaccctgtatacattattattttgtgtgaaaaatgacaatttgaaataataatcgacgggtctgagtatttttcaaaaaaacaattagtatttttattattgaatttattccaaattacggacataactttgttattttctattatcttgaaAATGACAGagtaaatatttgaaattttgcagttgtgtataactttaaacaccctatcaaaatgacagtgttgccatttaagaaaatcaacgatgacgtcatatctctaaattgggacaccctgtatacattactgtatgtcaaaaaggacaatttgaaatatgtactaatcgacgggtctgagcatttttcaaaaaaaacaattagtatttgagatattgaatttattccaaattacagactctctctgtattatacaacatttgtttacctccatactgaacaattattattgacagatcatttcaacactcaatcagagcccgtataacgactaataccatactgttggtgtgcgcatgcgcgcagattaataataaataatcaccctcatatcgcgcctaaagaagtataacttcaaaaaaacaattgtttttagaactctttagcgacgtgttaattaatataatacaatattatggattaccgtcgaaggcacacatgatcaaccaaaaaggAAGATGAAcctggtgatttttctagtgacattattgggtgtgaatctgtcttttgggCTTACTCCTCCctaagctttgtttttaaaccaagaggaataagctaaaaagacagattcacacccaagaaagtcactatatagaaatatcaccaaatacatcttttttggttgatcatatcggcctttgccggtaatccataaatattatattatactaatacatcgctaaagagttctaaaagctgactaaaaatctaaaatttaaaggaataacgcaggaATGAAATGCAAATGCAaaaagtgtcaaaattttattaatgtcattagtgtcaaaatttgataacagtggagtaaacttgcctgaggttggacccattggaccaattagaaacaagctttacggcgcggaaaatttgaattactcctcttggtttaaaaatagaCTATAGATTAAAAACAGGGTATAGATGCTCTGTAATGTCAAAATTTTTAGCCGTATTTCAAATACCACATATTTGTTACCAAAATTCAAAATTGAAATCTCATGTTATATGTTTTAAGTATTACATCACGCTTTAACAATATCTACAAATTtcaatttgaaacattttttctggGGTGTAGAGATTTTTGGTCAATTTTTGTACTAGGGAAGGTTTTAGGGGAAGCCCGGGAGTAGGAGTGGCAcacttttttagatatttttggGGTACAAAAATTGACATTCTGAACAAAATGCagcttgtttatattattttgaaagATTCAGTAGGGGCTTTTTTGTCTCAGACGACTGGAGTGTTTATGACAATTCCTGCAttcatttttctttaacattttgttaaaaacaaatttttatatttGGTTGTTTATTTTAGGTGTCTACCAGAAGAccaataaaatgaaaattatcAAAAGCGAACCATGTAATACAGAAAAACACACCAATCCACAAATCCATgcgagaagaagaatatacgaaTGTGAAATTTGTGGCAAGCAGTTTTTCCACAAAGGAAATATGACAAACCACGTGAAAACGCACACTAAAGTAGAACATAAATGTCTAATTTGCCTTAAGCAATTTAATAAACAAAGTATTTTATATGGCCATATGAAAATTCACACTGGACACAAACCTTTCGAATGTCATATTTGCCTTAAGAAGTTTTTACGACTTATCCAATTGAAGATACATCTAAGAACACACACTGGTGAAAAGTTGTACGAGTGTGAAATTTGTCATAAACATTTTGCTCAAAAAGTTTCTTTAAAAGACCATCTAAATCTTCACTTAGGTGAAAAGCCTCACGAATGTGAAGTTTGTTTTAAAAAGTTTACTAAACAATCTTCCTTAAGAACACATATGACGGTTCACACTGGTGAAAGGGCTTATCAGTGTGACATTTGTCTTAAACAGTTTAAACAGAGGAGTAGTTTAAATGAACATGTCAAAGCTCACAGTGGACAAAGAcgttataaatgtgaaatttgtctcAAGACGTACActaaaaaaagtaatttaaatAATCATATGAAAGATCACACTGGGGAAAGACTCCTCcaaaaatgtgaaatttgttttaagcagtttactcagAAAAGTACCTTAAATGAGCACTTGAAAGTTCACTCTGGAGAAAGGCCATATCaatgtgaaatctgttttaagaaatttactaaaaaattcGGTTTAAAAAAACATACGAGAATGCACACTGGAATCAAACCTTATTCATGTGAAACGTGCCTTAAAACTTTTGCTAGAAAAGACACATTAATTAATCATATAAAAGTTCACTCAGGCGAAAGATCTTATTACGAGTGTGATATTTGTTCtatgaaatttactaaaaattggAGTTTAACTCAACATAAACGGAATGTTCACGATAGAGAAAAGCCTCATAAATGTAACATTTGTTTTAGGGACTTTGCCACTACATATTCGTTACGTGTTCATATCAAAACCCATACGGGAGAAAAATCTCATCaatgtgaaatttgtcttaaAAAGTTTACAGAAAAAAGTTCTTTAAATGTCCATATgaaagttcacactggagaaaggccttatcaatgtgaaatttgttctaaaaaATTTTCTACGAAATCTGCTgtaaaaaaacatttagttgttcaCACGGGAGAGAGACCTCATAAATGTAACATTTGTTTTAGAAACTTCCCAACTACACATTCTTTAAGTGTGCATATCAAAACCCATACGGGAGAAAGACCTCACAAATGCAAAATTTGTCTTAAGCAGTTTGCCGAAAGAAGTACTTTAAAAGGGCATATAAGatctcacactggagaaaagcctcatCAATGTGAAGTGTGCCTAAAGAAATTTAGTAGAAAGTTTAATTTAAATCAGCATATGCAAGGTCACAATGCAGAAAGTCCTTAACTCTCGAGAATTTTATCTCCCGTTTATATCACACGGTTTAGCGACACGAGTATTTGGATTTTGTGAGGTTCAGTATATTCCTAAAAACTACCAACGTATCGCTTGTACGTACAGATATTTGATATCGACAAAATTGACTGGAAAATGAATCGTGACACTAAAGAGTTATACTAGATTACAACGAAACTAAAGATGGAGTGTACACTATAGACAAGATGTGTGCCGCTTTCTCAACCACTAGGATAACAAAGAAATGACCGTGTATAATTTTGTTCGGTCTGATAAATATTGGCGGCATAAATACTCGAATCTTATACAAATTGGCCTGTCCAGCCGGGGCACCTACATCTCTATCGAAGAGTTTTTCTGAGAAATTTGGCATTGAACCTAATGAAAGAAAATCTTATCTTTAGATTGACCCTCAGACATATACCTCAAGATGTGTCTTTTCTTCGAGGTGACTTATGATCAGGAGGTCGAACCTGCCGAAGAAGAACAAAATAGAAGTCCTCTAAAGCGCGGTGTGCGCCGGCAATGTGTAATGGAGAAGAAGAGATCCTCAGCTTCAATGAAATGCCGTTGTCAGTTATTTACATGCCAGAAACATTCTGCCATTTAGGTGGTTTTCAATTATTGTAAGGATGATCCTAGTCAATATAGTCTAAtccttttaaaatattatatttttaaagggtttgctttttttttaacaaaaataaaaaatattttgttaaaaatattgtaaaatataattttcttaTATCCTTATAACAATTTCTCAAGATTTTTCCCAAGAAACCATTATTTACAAACGGACGTAAAATTTACGACACGTGCCCACTCATGTGAAATTAAAGGGCGCGCTCGCTGGAAGGTTAAGAATATGAAAATCTATACTGAATACAAATAAAGTTTTTTACTTCGTAAAAACTTCTTAAAGCAAATGTTTGGAAAGTTTAAAGTTCTTAAGGATACAAACTAAAAGAAAAGCTGAAAAGCGAAAGTTGCCGAAAGAAGTACTTTAAAAGGGCATAGaactcacactggagaaaagctttatcaatgtgaaatttgttttaagaaatttagcAGAAATTTTAATGTAAATCAACATCTGAAAGGTCACACTGAAAAAGTCCTTAAAATTTAATGTTAAATATTTCCAAAGAAATATTAACTAATGAATCAACCCATTACCCATTCTATTAACCTTTTAAAAGGCAATTCagtataattttaaatttcattCAGTATAAtttttcgaatgaactcaatttagcatctttcAAAAGAACATATTTGTCTTTGTTCacgtcacatcttcgttatggtcttcctttttggggttctggtacagctactcaattcgatattattttcaaattacaaaagaGAGTAAGAAGATATCTGTTTGCAGAACAGTGCTTTATGTGCTTTATTacgatgtagtcaatttgatttctgacgattttgttgtctttgtcagctggcgatttccatgtataaaggcgtcgcttaggtaatttaaagaatatATTTACGGCTATAACATGCTCCTGGCAAAATTCCTATTAGGCGATCTCTGTCGTTTCGTTCGCCAAGCCCATATGGtcctacattagggtagcattttccttcgccaatttttgcattgaaatcacaTTGCAGAATTATTTCAAACagcacggaattttaacccttccatctttgtatattttagaaactgtttgcttaattcttAACaactacatgtctttccaccaagacctaatcatgactacttcacaaGACATACGTAGGCATTACGTAGACCTTTGACGTCTACttaccgaccccgtcctctgagtaaagaaatatatattatattccgcaaaaaactttacaaccatctccctatacaacttaaatctgcaggaTATTTCCCCAAATTCTGTAAACTGACAAAAggctacctatctgaaagaccatattattgaGAAGatgattttcttaatcaataactaagaaattataGTACCCGTTGCACAAGTagcatttttattattttttatctatatttgggtgtcatatgcaacAGCTTAACATTtaaacttattaataaattacaaagtagactatgcaatttgcaattgattctttctgtttaacttcattattgttattaatttttttttaaattatattgacgattatgtaattttagtaaattgaattattattgttttgttttcttgactttttataagttttgtcgataaaattatacaatttttcatgacaataaaacATATTACTATTCTTTTCTAATTTTATTTGTTATGTCGAATCAAAATTTTTGTGAGACGGCCCTGTCCTGTACGAAAGTTTTCCTATTCTATGGCGCCGTTGGATTATAGTTGACGTAGCGTAGCGTAGACGTAACATAGAGGCACTGTAAAAGTtcaacaccgaattttgtgtactcTTGTTTATAAAAGAACGTAAAAGCATGACGGGACGTAAGAGAAACGGAACGGAAGAGATGgccaactttcatattttacagtgcgtttcttacgtctggccaatcataaggaagaattttgttctgtcactcaAAGTGGGCCCGCCCCCTCAAGCCTTTTGTTTGTTAATTTTGTttgtcaacatattcgaattttgttaattatttgttacaatggatgttaagttattaatttaataaaaatatatcatagtgTAGTTAATTCCGGGTTATCCACAAATATATACGATAATTATATCCAATGAACATTTTAAACACCAGGAAATGAAACAACATAGTTGGAAATTCCACGGCACCAAGGAGTATACCTtcgtttatttattaatcaattgtAACACACAAAACGGATAAATagaataaataaacacaaaatttTGTTTACGATTCGTATAGACTATGTTCTTCAATTAAATCACtgtttctactcatgcgcaaaaattccgtTGCATTAATTAAAAATTGGCAAAATATTTTCTGCAGTCCGTTTgttacgtcaaactataaatccaactttaatatttttatattctagAGAGAAAGTAATATCAGGCTGTCACCACTTTAGGGCGCGTCCAAACCAAATTTGCGGTTCGCGAACAACTCACGAGCTCTTCGCGAACTATTGCGAGCTGCTCGCTAACTGTAACCGATAAGACGTCTACACCAAAAATTAGAGTGGTTCGCGAACAGTTCTATAGAACAGTACGCTGCGGTTCGCATTGGTTGCTTTGCTTTGCTGTCTTCACCCATTTTAAAACAAGGCTGTTATATGaatactataattattttatttttgtattctgCATTTCTGGGGTGCCATAAATTGGAATGTTTACGGTATTCCTCTATTAATGTAATAATTTCGTCTTCGGAGTCTATTTTCGATAAACGGTAATTAACTATGACTTAATTAACTATATTATATCATGATATTATTTATTCTACTACTTACTATTAATTAACTATTTACTATTAATTAACTGTATTGATTAttaagtgagaatagcaatgatgattgccaaccttcgtcgcggagatggcacgtaaagaagaagaagattgattATGAAACTTAACTATGTTAACTTATTAATTAACTATAGTAGCAAACAACAATAAAAAAGCAGCAAGCCACgttgatatattttaatatcaaacTAAAGCAAATACGAACATAACCCCTTTTTCATTTAAGCGAACTTTAATAGGTCCAGACCGTTTTGTTTACTATCTGGTTGTTCGCGAACAAACCCTTTGATGTTACCGCTATCCAAGCGAACAGCGAACTGTTCGCGAACCCATTACGAACTGTCGTCCACACAGCTGTTCGCGAACTTAGTTTGTACTCGGCTTTAGGAAATGAAGCGTTCACAAGACGAAACACAACTGTTACCGCTCCATCGGGAACTGCTCCCTCACTTTTTCGTTGAATGcgacgctgtgtctaggtacacgctaacgtgtacgcaaataaaaaagttaggtacacgcgaaacgtcatcaattcagtgacgtcactatttagcgtgcactGTTACTGGTTTTTTGCATACACGTTAACTTGAGCCATAGAGAAATAACAACAACaacttgtttttatttctctatgacttgagccgcgtgtatgctgtggtaagtATATACCGCGAGTGTCAGAGAGTCAGAGTGttgaatttgtctaatcgcgttgtgttcacattttaatattgattagtaaagagtttcttattttttatttgtttagtgtttttttaaattaactatggaatgtcaacaattatttagttcttttaatgagtttaacattattttaaaacagtatgaaaaagatagaCAAAGACAAAAATTCATGATTAACGGTAGCAGAAGTATTAAGATAAAAGATACAGgccgattgattagtgtgataaagctcagtagacccgatatagtaatagatagcaataaaagttaataacaaaaattgtagcaaacttcgagcttcatattacaaaattagttaaaatgttacagggcgttcgataacatagtggcagaccaaacttatgtttttttttaatggaacactctatattttattttatgttcgaaatcttcttaacttccccatcacaaaatataaaggtttatgatgttatatagggtatttacaaagttataacatattttctatgaaaatcgtaacaagttcaattccctgtataaatagaaataaacacaacagcattggtttatagtttatagtttataaactggtataattaacttacgtagtAAACAAatctttaacaatattttgtacattgCATGTCAACTAAAATTTATTTCGCTAACGTGAATATAATACTTTtatatacacattgatttattacattattaagtttgaaacatctgaatagtccTGCTTCCCTTCCCCTCtccttaataataaatatttttctatcaaacaaacaataaacatatcaaaatagcgtgtaccaaaatataaagtcactacgtacgctaaataatgacgtcactggcttgatgtagtttaattcgcgtgtacctaacttttttatttgcgtacacgttagcgtatacctagacacagcgtaaaacaatatgtatataacaatatatttatacagggagttaaacgtgttacgattttcatagaaaattggttataactttataaataccctgtataatataataaacctttatatttttgtgatatggaagttaagaagatttcgaacataaaataaaatatagggtgttccatttaaaaaacaagtttggtctgccactatattatcgaacgccctgtaatattctaactaatttttgtaattttgtaatatgaagctcaaagtttgctaaattttatgttactaacttttattgctatctattactatagcggatctactaagcttttaTCACGCTAATCAATCGCCCCGTATATTTTAAGttattacttctgctacccttataatcacgaatttttgtctcttatctttttcatactgttttagaatgttgttaaactcattaaaagaactaaataattgtccacactccatagttaatttaaaaaaaaaacactaaacaagtaaaaataaggaaactctttacaaatcaatattaaagtgtaaacataacgcgattagacaaattctaaacACACTCTCTGACACTCgcgatacttacagatacttaataATACCACAGCATACGagcggctcaaattagcgtgtaccaaaaaacccagtcatagtacacgttaaataatgacgtcactgacttgatgacgtttaagcgtgcacctaacttttttatttgcgtacacgttagcgtgtacctagacacagcgtgaATGCGACCATTGTCACAGAACAAATAACTTCTATGCTGTTGTTGTCAAATAGTGTCGTGTCGTGTCGAATGTCACTCTGAGAATGtcaaattgaaaattaaaatggtgGATGTGATGTGAAAAAAGAAAATTCGTCTCAGTATTTTTGATTTTGGTGAGATTCTAACCAATTCTAACTAACAACATCTTGTTATTTTACCCTTAATTCCTCTCTATAGTTGGTTCATAACAAGAATTATATTTCAATTTATAAACTTTATTCAAAGTAAACAgctaatacagtagaacctcgattatccgtcagggtaccggaccaagggtatgagggataatcgaaaagacggtttacagaacattaaaaatccatagtacaactctcaaattttatttgtatggtttgtttgacaatataagagggatttgtgttcatACAATCgagtcaatttaaaatattctgaaatctttgttttactgttgcttcacattttgtgagggctgaatttcttaatcggtataagatcatgcaatgtcctttattggcttcttcttgttgagaataccactcgataaATTATTGCATATGCCATGCAGCTTCTCTACATTATTTAGGCAAgtctttgtcagttacaataggttcaaCATAGCTACAGTCAAATTCTAAGTCTGTGTCAtcttctgaatctgtttggtccgcctttgttgccatttcaacgatttctttatctgtcagcaatggatagccgtttgtgtcctcatcaaAAATCAAattaagttttttctttatttttttacattaaaatttttgcttatgtagtcaatacaacttctgtatgtaccctgacgagacggataatcgaggttccactgtatttatttattttatttttatttatttatttatttcaaaccaTTTACAAACGAgtacaaaaaaaaatagcaaaagtAAAAATCATATACAAAAACATCAAAAATCAACGAATAAAAGACAATTAAACaacaaaatttgt
This genomic window from Diabrotica virgifera virgifera chromosome 1, PGI_DIABVI_V3a contains:
- the LOC126879246 gene encoding zinc finger protein 260-like isoform X1, translated to MEVKTHVKDEFIERDKRLVVLLSTEIDLGELKDEPEDNAEETTSVYQKTNKMKIIKSEPCNTEKHTNPQIHARRRIYECEICGKQFFHKGNMTNHVKTHTKVEHKCLICLKQFNKQSILYGHMKIHTGHKPFECHICLKKFLRLIQLKIHLRTHTGEKLYECEICHKHFAQKVSLKDHLNLHLGEKPHECEVCFKKFTKQSSLRTHMTVHTGERAYQCDICLKQFKQRSSLNEHVKAHSGQRRYKCEICLKTYTKKSNLNNHMKDHTGERLLQKCEICFKQFTQKSTLNEHLKVHSGERPYQCEICFKKFTKKFGLKKHTRMHTGIKPYSCETCLKTFARKDTLINHIKVHSGERSYYECDICSMKFTKNWSLTQHKRNVHDREKPHKCNICFRDFATTYSLRVHIKTHTGEKSHQCEICLKKFTEKSSLNVHMKVHTGERPYQCEICSKKFSTKSAVKKHLVVHTGERPHKCNICFRNFPTTHSLSVHIKTHTGERPHKCKICLKQFAERSTLKGHIRSHTGEKPHQCEVCLKKFSRKFNLNQHMQGHNAESP
- the LOC126879246 gene encoding zinc finger protein 569-like isoform X2 — translated: MKIIKSEPCNTEKHTNPQIHARRRIYECEICGKQFFHKGNMTNHVKTHTKVEHKCLICLKQFNKQSILYGHMKIHTGHKPFECHICLKKFLRLIQLKIHLRTHTGEKLYECEICHKHFAQKVSLKDHLNLHLGEKPHECEVCFKKFTKQSSLRTHMTVHTGERAYQCDICLKQFKQRSSLNEHVKAHSGQRRYKCEICLKTYTKKSNLNNHMKDHTGERLLQKCEICFKQFTQKSTLNEHLKVHSGERPYQCEICFKKFTKKFGLKKHTRMHTGIKPYSCETCLKTFARKDTLINHIKVHSGERSYYECDICSMKFTKNWSLTQHKRNVHDREKPHKCNICFRDFATTYSLRVHIKTHTGEKSHQCEICLKKFTEKSSLNVHMKVHTGERPYQCEICSKKFSTKSAVKKHLVVHTGERPHKCNICFRNFPTTHSLSVHIKTHTGERPHKCKICLKQFAERSTLKGHIRSHTGEKPHQCEVCLKKFSRKFNLNQHMQGHNAESP